The Breoghania sp. genome has a segment encoding these proteins:
- a CDS encoding ABC transporter substrate-binding protein — MRFGAVASVAMLLAAPAMAKTLVYCSEGSPEGFDPALYTAGTTFDASGRAVYNRLVEFKHGGTEIEPGLAESWDISPDGKEYTFHLRKGVKFQTTDFFTPTRELNADDVIFSFERQAATKGTWFDYSNGSWEYFNGMSMPDLIEKIEKVDDLTVKFVLNRPEAPMLANLAMDFASIVSKEYADKLEAEGKPEMLNQVPLGTGPFQYVAYQKDAVIRYKANPDYWKGKEAIDNLIFAITPDASVRYEKLKAGECQIMAYPNPADLEAMKADDSINLMEKAGLNVGYMAYNTQMPPFDNPKVRKALNMAINKQAILDAVFQGSGQAAKNPIPPTMWSYNDAVKDDPYDPEASKKMLEEAGVKDLSMKVWAMPVQRPYNPNARRMAELIQSDFAKVGVKVEIVSYEWGEYLKRSSDVKRDGAALLGWTGDNGDPDNFLAVLLGCDGVGGSNRSQWCYKPFEDLIQKAKITSDIAERTKLYEEAQVVFKEQAPWATIAHSTVFMPVAKNVTGFVQDPLGYHRFDDVDLK, encoded by the coding sequence ATGCGCTTCGGAGCGGTCGCGTCCGTTGCGATGCTCCTTGCCGCACCGGCCATGGCAAAGACACTTGTCTATTGCTCGGAAGGCAGCCCCGAAGGCTTTGATCCGGCCCTCTATACCGCTGGCACGACCTTCGATGCCTCCGGTCGCGCCGTCTACAACCGTCTTGTCGAATTCAAGCACGGCGGTACGGAGATCGAACCGGGCCTCGCGGAAAGCTGGGACATTTCGCCTGACGGCAAGGAATACACCTTCCACCTTCGCAAGGGCGTGAAATTCCAGACCACGGATTTCTTCACCCCGACCCGCGAGCTGAACGCCGACGACGTGATTTTCTCGTTCGAGCGTCAGGCTGCCACCAAAGGAACCTGGTTCGACTATTCGAACGGCTCCTGGGAGTATTTCAACGGCATGTCCATGCCGGACCTGATCGAGAAGATCGAGAAGGTTGACGACCTCACGGTGAAGTTCGTCCTGAACCGCCCCGAAGCTCCGATGCTCGCGAACCTCGCGATGGACTTCGCGTCGATCGTGTCGAAGGAATATGCCGACAAGCTGGAAGCCGAAGGCAAGCCGGAAATGCTGAACCAGGTGCCGTTGGGAACCGGCCCGTTCCAGTATGTCGCCTACCAGAAGGACGCGGTCATTCGCTACAAGGCGAACCCGGACTACTGGAAGGGCAAGGAAGCCATCGACAATCTGATCTTCGCCATCACTCCGGACGCCTCCGTGCGTTACGAGAAGCTGAAGGCGGGTGAATGCCAGATCATGGCCTATCCGAACCCGGCCGATCTGGAAGCCATGAAGGCCGATGACTCCATCAACCTGATGGAAAAGGCCGGCCTCAACGTCGGCTACATGGCCTACAACACGCAGATGCCCCCCTTCGACAATCCGAAGGTCCGCAAGGCGCTGAACATGGCCATCAACAAGCAGGCCATTCTCGACGCCGTGTTCCAGGGCTCCGGCCAGGCGGCCAAGAACCCGATCCCGCCGACCATGTGGTCCTACAATGACGCCGTGAAGGACGATCCGTACGATCCGGAAGCCTCCAAGAAGATGCTCGAGGAAGCTGGCGTCAAGGATCTGTCCATGAAGGTCTGGGCGATGCCGGTGCAGCGCCCCTACAACCCGAATGCGCGTCGCATGGCCGAACTGATCCAGTCCGATTTCGCCAAGGTCGGCGTCAAGGTCGAGATCGTGTCCTATGAATGGGGCGAGTACCTCAAGCGCTCTTCCGACGTGAAGCGTGACGGTGCGGCGCTGCTCGGCTGGACCGGCGACAACGGCGATCCGGACAATTTTCTTGCCGTCCTGCTCGGCTGCGACGGTGTGGGTGGTTCAAACCGCTCGCAGTGGTGCTATAAGCCGTTTGAGGACCTGATCCAGAAGGCCAAGATCACGTCTGACATTGCTGAGCGTACAAAGCTCTATGAAGAGGCGCAGGTTGTCTTCAAGGAGCAGGCGCCGTGGGCGACCATTGCCCACTCTACCGTCTTCATGCCCGTTGCCAAGAACGTGACCGGCTTCGTGCAGGACCCGCTGGGTTACCACCGCTTCGACGACGTCGACCTGAAGTAG
- a CDS encoding DUF924 family protein, with amino-acid sequence MSTSFADPYEILDFWWQAGPEKWFARDDAFDAEIAERFSDIQRIAAEGGFDSWAETPHGTLALLLLLDQFPRNLFRDDPRAFASDAKALQIARMSLSHGFHRAFPKKARLFFFLPFEHAEDIEAQQTSVDLFRQLGEQEGYLYALIHMDVIRRFGRFPHRNPALGRMTTPEEQVYLDTGGFSA; translated from the coding sequence ATGTCCACGAGTTTTGCAGATCCGTACGAGATCCTCGATTTCTGGTGGCAGGCGGGGCCTGAGAAATGGTTCGCCCGCGATGATGCCTTTGACGCGGAAATCGCCGAGCGCTTTTCGGATATCCAGCGCATTGCGGCCGAAGGCGGCTTCGACAGCTGGGCGGAGACCCCGCACGGGACACTCGCCCTCCTTCTCCTGCTCGACCAGTTCCCCCGCAACCTCTTTCGCGATGATCCGCGCGCCTTCGCCAGTGACGCCAAGGCGCTCCAGATTGCGCGCATGTCACTTTCCCACGGTTTCCACAGGGCCTTTCCCAAGAAGGCCCGGCTATTCTTTTTCCTGCCCTTCGAACACGCGGAAGACATCGAAGCCCAGCAGACGAGTGTTGATCTGTTTCGACAACTTGGGGAACAAGAAGGCTACCTATATGCACTTATACATATGGATGTCATCCGGCGCTTCGGGCGCTTTCCGCACCGCAACCCCGCGCTGGGACGCATGACGACCCCCGAAGAGCAGGTCTATCTCGATACAGGCGGCTTCTCCGCCTGA
- a CDS encoding sulfurtransferase TusA family protein, whose amino-acid sequence MPVLKTAKALQGVEAGERIAVLASDPLAGLDIPHFCNEQGHVLEDSAREDGWMRFVIRKGA is encoded by the coding sequence ATGCCCGTTCTCAAGACCGCAAAGGCGCTTCAGGGCGTGGAGGCAGGCGAACGGATCGCGGTGCTGGCCAGCGATCCGCTTGCCGGGCTCGACATTCCTCATTTCTGCAATGAGCAAGGCCATGTGCTGGAGGATAGCGCCCGTGAAGATGGCTGGATGCGTTTCGTGATCCGCAAGGGCGCCTGA
- a CDS encoding 4a-hydroxytetrahydrobiopterin dehydratase: MTEKPQVLTPAERDAALARLDGWTTPDGRDAMTRTFRFADFNEAFGFMARVALVAEKHDHHPEWTNVYNKVEVTLSTHDAGGVTARDIALAEAMEAIAATT; the protein is encoded by the coding sequence ATGACTGAAAAACCGCAAGTGCTGACCCCGGCCGAGCGCGACGCCGCCCTGGCCCGGCTGGACGGCTGGACCACGCCCGATGGCCGTGACGCCATGACCCGGACGTTTCGCTTCGCCGATTTCAATGAGGCCTTCGGCTTCATGGCGCGTGTGGCGCTGGTCGCGGAAAAACACGATCACCACCCGGAATGGACCAACGTCTACAACAAGGTCGAGGTCACCCTCTCCACCCATGACGCTGGCGGCGTAACCGCCCGCGACATCGCTCTGGCCGAAGCCATGGAGGCCATCGCCGCCACAACCTGA
- a CDS encoding FAD-binding oxidoreductase, with the protein MLVRDVCIVGGAAVGLSIAHFLKRDLNFQGTVTVVERDPAYARAATTLSAASIRQQFSTPENVRLSLYGRDFFRALKDRFGADADIGFKEGGYLVLAGEAGAEILRENHEVQCAEGADIALDDPQDLLARFPWLNTEGLAAGAWGRSGEGWFDAHLLLALLRKACREDGVEILTDTVVGLTREDNRMTGATLASGETIACGTLVNAAGPSAGDVAALADIDLPVEPRKRSVFTFRCKDAAPGLPLMVDTSGVYVRPEGETFICGVSPAAENDPRAADDDFDPDWSLFEETIWPALAHRVPAFEAIRPGPAWAGHYDYNTLDQNAVIGPHPEIANFLFANGFSGHGLQQAPAVGRAIAEWIALGRYESLDLSIFGYERIAQNRPLFEKVVI; encoded by the coding sequence GTGCTCGTTCGCGACGTCTGTATCGTCGGCGGCGCCGCCGTCGGCTTGTCCATCGCCCATTTCCTCAAGCGTGACCTGAATTTCCAGGGAACCGTCACCGTCGTGGAGCGTGACCCCGCTTATGCGCGGGCCGCCACCACCTTGTCCGCGGCCTCCATCCGCCAGCAGTTCTCCACCCCGGAAAATGTCCGTCTGTCGCTTTATGGCCGCGACTTCTTCCGCGCCCTGAAGGACCGCTTCGGCGCCGATGCAGATATCGGCTTCAAGGAAGGGGGTTATCTGGTTCTGGCGGGCGAGGCCGGAGCCGAGATCCTGCGTGAAAACCACGAGGTCCAGTGCGCGGAAGGCGCCGATATCGCGCTTGACGATCCGCAGGATCTGCTCGCACGGTTTCCCTGGCTCAATACGGAAGGCCTGGCGGCAGGCGCCTGGGGCCGCAGCGGCGAAGGCTGGTTCGACGCGCATCTGCTGCTTGCGCTCTTGCGCAAGGCCTGCCGGGAAGATGGCGTGGAAATTCTCACCGACACGGTCGTCGGCCTCACCCGCGAGGACAACCGGATGACCGGCGCAACGCTGGCCTCCGGCGAAACCATAGCCTGCGGCACCCTGGTCAACGCGGCCGGGCCCTCTGCGGGCGATGTGGCAGCCCTTGCGGATATCGACCTGCCGGTGGAGCCGCGCAAGCGCTCGGTCTTCACCTTCCGCTGCAAGGACGCCGCGCCCGGACTGCCCCTGATGGTCGACACATCCGGCGTCTATGTGCGCCCGGAAGGCGAGACCTTCATTTGCGGCGTCTCCCCGGCCGCCGAGAACGATCCGCGTGCCGCCGACGACGATTTCGATCCCGATTGGTCGCTATTCGAAGAGACTATCTGGCCCGCGCTTGCCCATCGTGTGCCCGCCTTCGAGGCGATCCGACCAGGCCCCGCCTGGGCCGGACATTACGATTACAACACGCTCGACCAGAACGCGGTTATCGGCCCTCACCCGGAAATCGCGAACTTTCTCTTCGCGAACGGCTTTTCCGGCCACGGCCTGCAACAGGCCCCCGCGGTCGGCCGCGCCATTGCCGAATGGATCGCGCTTGGCCGTTATGAGAGCCTCGATCTTTCCATCTTCGGCTATGAGCGCATTGCGCAAAATCGCCCGCTCTTTGAAAAGGTCGTGATCTGA
- a CDS encoding phosphatase PAP2 family protein, producing MSDPEKDSPTLMRAVSHLRSIARAAPRHPVVSLICATVIASGFFLLFPGVDLWVSGLFFDPASGNFPAASNEVLKRLRSLGPYLVWLIALGSVLILVVKVIWPEQPPLVPLGKPLFLLITLALGPGLLANGILKAHSGRPRPRNVDVFGGDLPYVDVWRFTDHCKSNCSFVSGEGSSGAWLLALALVLPLAWRKPALWATATIGVLVSVNRVAFGGHFLSDTVLAWTLNGLLIALFYHLFFIWQPAWVTPSSLDAAFSRIGFSLQDRFAYLDARVRRFKRAHKKTE from the coding sequence ATGTCCGACCCCGAAAAAGACAGCCCGACCCTGATGCGGGCCGTGTCTCACCTGCGCAGCATCGCCAGGGCCGCCCCACGCCATCCGGTCGTCAGCCTGATTTGTGCGACGGTCATCGCGAGCGGCTTCTTCCTGCTTTTCCCCGGCGTCGACCTGTGGGTCTCCGGCCTGTTCTTCGATCCCGCTTCCGGCAATTTTCCCGCCGCAAGCAACGAAGTCCTGAAACGCCTGCGCTCGCTTGGCCCCTATCTGGTGTGGCTGATCGCGCTCGGCAGTGTCCTGATCCTGGTCGTCAAGGTCATCTGGCCCGAACAGCCGCCGCTGGTCCCGCTGGGAAAACCGCTCTTCCTGCTGATCACCCTTGCGCTGGGCCCCGGCCTGCTGGCAAACGGCATCCTGAAAGCCCATTCCGGTCGCCCGCGCCCGCGCAATGTCGACGTTTTTGGCGGCGACTTGCCCTATGTCGACGTCTGGCGCTTCACCGACCACTGCAAGTCCAACTGCTCCTTCGTTTCCGGAGAAGGATCATCGGGCGCCTGGCTTCTGGCTCTGGCGCTGGTTCTGCCGCTTGCCTGGCGCAAGCCCGCCTTGTGGGCAACGGCAACGATCGGCGTGCTGGTTTCCGTTAATCGCGTGGCCTTTGGCGGGCATTTCCTGTCAGACACGGTGCTCGCCTGGACACTGAACGGGCTCCTCATCGCCCTGTTCTACCATCTGTTCTTCATCTGGCAGCCCGCATGGGTGACGCCATCTTCGCTCGATGCTGCCTTCTCACGGATCGGTTTTTCCTTGCAGGACCGATTTGCCTATCTCGATGCCCGCGTGCGCCGGTTCAAACGCGCACACAAAAAGACTGAATAA
- a CDS encoding 2-hydroxychromene-2-carboxylate isomerase: MALSFWFEFASTYSYLAAMRIEVEGRQRGIDVVWEPFLLGPIFRRQGWEKSPFDAYTDKGANMWRDMERHCELYGLPLMRPEIFPQNGVMAVRLSLLGRKEGWTPAFVRAVYHAEFGEGMDISQQELLAGILMDLGLDADALLEEARGEEIKAVLRARGAEVDRLRLYGSPNFVTSDGELFWGNDRMEQAFDWEARHGLG, encoded by the coding sequence ATGGCGCTGAGTTTCTGGTTCGAGTTTGCATCCACCTACAGCTATCTGGCTGCGATGCGCATAGAGGTGGAGGGGCGACAACGTGGCATCGACGTCGTATGGGAACCTTTCCTGCTGGGGCCGATTTTCAGGCGGCAGGGCTGGGAGAAGTCGCCTTTCGACGCCTATACCGACAAGGGTGCCAACATGTGGCGCGACATGGAGCGCCATTGCGAGCTTTACGGCTTGCCGCTCATGCGCCCGGAGATCTTTCCCCAAAACGGGGTGATGGCGGTTCGGCTGTCGCTTCTGGGGCGCAAGGAGGGCTGGACGCCCGCCTTCGTGCGCGCGGTCTATCACGCGGAATTCGGGGAGGGGATGGATATCTCGCAACAGGAACTGCTGGCGGGCATCCTGATGGATCTGGGTCTTGATGCGGATGCGCTGCTGGAAGAGGCGCGGGGGGAGGAGATCAAGGCCGTCTTGCGCGCGCGCGGAGCGGAGGTGGACAGGTTGCGCCTCTACGGCTCACCGAATTTCGTCACGTCCGATGGCGAGTTGTTCTGGGGAAATGACCGGATGGAACAGGCCTTCGACTGGGAAGCCCGTCACGGGCTCGGCTAG